From the Lolium rigidum isolate FL_2022 chromosome 2, APGP_CSIRO_Lrig_0.1, whole genome shotgun sequence genome, one window contains:
- the LOC124690425 gene encoding U-box domain-containing protein 73-like, with amino-acid sequence MIIYCKRTSVDQSYQQWFISQKNTCPVTGHSLPHSLTVPNHLLRDMITAWFIDHSDLPPSTTADTLSSPLIPPSEEQMQDILDKFSGHSVLQREALHSIHLMSKTSKGVHPCLDKWPGLVPVLVNLKKKWKSTWARDVEEDRISVFLNLSMHRPNREILAGQNKLPAVLIKVVEKAEKLGTSDSFLAMVASTVAILSEFDVFRKRLLDTGGMKMLSDLLKIEDVLVRKETATAILAVCTDEEANASAAENDVPDMLLECFMVTDEFLLLLDRLPKSPDVLDRICDHSVELVNIVIEEPASGTVTAQGIHSAISLIFIIAHRDVSRLKVKNVEDFKERLQELSSKRIPMQTMFQVEGIIKILSDMFPSSLQPHE; translated from the exons ATGATCATCTACTGTAAGAGGACT TCTGTTGATCAATCATACCAGCAGTGGTTCATTTCACAGAAAAATACCTGCCCAGTTACTGGTCACTCCTTGCCCCACTCACTCACAGTTCCAAACCACCTCCTCCGTGACATGATTACTGCCTGGTTCATCGATCACTCAGACCTCCCCCCCTCTACCACTGCTGATACGCTCTCTTCCCCCTTGATACCACCTTCAGAGGAACAAATGCAAGACATCCTAGACAAGTTCTCAGGTCATTCAGTACTGCAGAGAGAGGCCTTGCATTCGATCCATCTAATGTCTAAAACATCCAAGGGAGTGCATCCTTGCCTTGACAAGTGGCCAGGCCTGGTCCCTGTGCtcgtaaatcttaagaagaaatgGAAATCTACATGGGCACGTGATGTCGAGGAGGACAGGATCTCAGTATTCCTTAATTTGTCCATGCACAGGCCCAACCGGGAGATCCTAGCCGGACAAAATAAGCTACCAGCTGTTCTAATCAAAGTCGTCGAGAAGGCAGAAAAGCTTGGAACTTCAGACTCATTTTTGGCGATGGTAGCTTCTACAGTTGCCATACTGTCAGAGTTTGATGTGTTCAGGAAAAGATTATTGGACACAGGGGGAATGAAAATGCTCAGTGATCTACTCAAGATTGAGGATGTTCTAGTACGGAAGGAGACTGCCACTGCAATCCTTGCGGTCTGTACAGATGAGGAAGCCAATGCATCAGCTGCAGAAAATGATGTGCCTGATATGCTGCTGGAATGCTTCATGGTCACTGATGAGTTCCTGCTTCTGCTTGATCGTCTGCCAAAATCTCCAGATGTGTTGGATAGGATATGTGATCATTCTGTGGAACTGGTGAATATCGTCATTGAAGAACCTGCAAGTGGAACAGTGACGGCCCAGGGCATCCACTCTGcgatttccttgatttttatcatTGCTCACAGGGACGTGAGTAGGCTGAAAGTGAAGAACGTGGAGGATTTCAAGGAGCGGTTGCAGGAGCTTTCATCAAAGAGAATACCGATGCAGACGATGTTTCAGGTGGAAGGAATAATCAAGATTCTGTCAGATATGTTTCCAAGCTCTCTCCAGCCACACGAATAG